Proteins encoded in a region of the Capra hircus breed San Clemente chromosome 3, ASM170441v1, whole genome shotgun sequence genome:
- the CPT2 gene encoding carnitine O-palmitoyltransferase 2, mitochondrial: MVARLLLRSWFRGLAVGLGVPCRLLSTGFEPSQYLQRSIVPTMHYQDSLPRLPIPKLEDTIRRYLSAQKPLLDDSQFRKTEELCKSFETGIGKELHEQLVAQDKQNKHTSYISGPWFDMYLTARDPVVLNFNPFISFNPDPKSEYNDQLIRATNMTVSAIRFLKTLRADLLEPEVFHLNPAKSDTDTFKRFIRFVPSFLSWYGAYLVNAYPLDMSQYYRLFNSTRLPRPHRDELFTDDKARHLLVLRKGHFYIFDVLDQDGNIVSASEIQAHLKYILSDNSPAPEFPLSYLTSENRDIWAELRQKLVSGGNKETLRKVDSAVFCLCLDDFPIKDFVHLSHSMLHGDGTNRWFDKSFNLIIAKDGTAAIHFEHAWGDGVAVLRFFNEVFKDSTQAPAITPQSQPASTDSSVAVQKLNFKLSDALKTGVSIAKEKFDATVKTLTIDYIQFQRGGREFLKKQKLSPDSMAQLAFQMAFLRQYGQTVATYESCSTAAFKHGRTEAIRPASIFTKRCSEAFVREPSKHSAGELQQMMAKCSTYHNQLTREAAMGQGFDRHLFALRYLAAAKGISMPELFLDPAYRQINHNILSTSTLNSPAVRIGCFAPVVSDGLGIAYAVQDGWIGCNVSTYQGRNAREFLQCVEKALEDMFDALEGKTIKS, from the exons GCTGCCTATTCCCAAACTTGAAGACACCATTAGGAGATACCTCAGTGCACAGAAGCCTCTGCTGGATGACAGCCAGTTCAG GAAAACAGAAGAGTTGTGTAAGAGTTTTGAAACTGGAATTGGAAAGGAACTACATGAGCAGCTGGTCGCTCAGGACAAGCAGAATAAACATACAAGCTACATTTCAG gcccCTGGTTTGATATGTATTTAACTGCTCGAGACCCTGTTGTCCTGaactttaatccatttatatcaTTCAACCCTGATCCAAAGTCTGAGTATAATGACCAGCTCATCCGGGCCACCAACATGACTGTCTCTGCCATCCGATTTCTGAAGACACTTCGGGCTGACCTTCTGGAGCCAGAAGTGTTCCATTTGAACCCTGCCAAAAGTGATACCGATACCTTCAAGAGATTCATACGCTTTGTACCTTCCTTCCTATCTTGGTATGGTGCCTACTTGGTCAATGCATATCCCCTGGACATGTCCCAGTATTATCGGCTTTTCAATTCAACTCGTTTACCAAGACCCCATCGAGATGAACTCTTCACCGATGACAAGGCCAGACACCTCCTGGTCCTAAGAAAAGGACATTTCTACATCTTTGATGTCCTGGATCAAGATGGGAACATTGTGAGTGCCTCTGAAATCCAGGCTCATCTGAAGTACATTCTGTCAGACAATAGCCCGGCCCCCGAGTTTCCGCTTTCCTATCTGACTAGTGAGAACCGGGACATCTGGGCAGAGCTCAGACAGAAGCTGGTGAGTGGTGGCAACAAGGAGACCCTGAGGAAGGTGGACTCGGCTGTGTTCTGTCTCTGCCTAGATGACTTCCCCATTAAGGACTTTGTCCACTTATCCCACAGCATGCTGCATGGTGACGGCACAAACCGCTGGTTTGACAAATCCTTTAACCTCATTATAGCCAAGGATGGCACTGCTGCCATCCACTTTGAGCATGCCTGGGGCGATGGTGTTGCAGTGCTCAGGTTTTTTAATGAAGTGTTTAAAGATAGCACTCAGGCCCCTGCTATCACTCCCCAGAGCCAGCCAGCCAGCACTGACTCTTCTGTGGCTGTACAAAAACTCAACTTCAAGCTGAGCGATGCTTTAAAGACTGGCGTTAGCATTGCTAAGGAAAAATTTGATGCCACCGTGAAAACCCTCACCATTGACTACATCCAGTTTCAGAGAGGAGGCAGAGAATtcctgaagaagcagaagctgagcCCTGACTCGATGGCTCAGCTGGCCTTCCAGATGGCCTTCCTGCGGCAGTACGGGCAGACGGTGGCCACCTATGAGTCCTGTAGCACTGCGGCATTCAAGCACGGCCGCACCGAGGCCATCCGCCCAGCCTCCATCTTCACGAAGAGGTGCTCCGAGGCCTTTGTCAGGGAGCCTTCCAAGCACAGCGCTGGAGAGCTTCAGCAGATGATGGCCAAGTGCTCCACATACCACAACCAGCTGACCAGAGAAGCAGCGATGG GTCAGGGCTTTGATCGACATTTGTTTGCTCTGCGGTACCTGGCAGCAGCCAAAGGGATCAGCATGCCCGAGCTGTTCCTGGACCCTGCATATAGGCAGATAAACCACAACATCCTGTCCACCAGCACGCTGAACAGCCCAGCAGTGCGCATTGGCTGCTTTGCCCCCGTGGTCTCTGATGGCTTGGGCATTGCGTACGCTGTTCAGGATGGCTGGATAGGCTGCAACGTCTCTACCTACCAAGGCCGCAATGCCCGTGAGTTTCTCCAGTGCGTGGAGAAGGCCTTAGAAGACATGTTTGATGCCTTAGAAGGCAAAACCATCAAATCCTAG